A DNA window from Sphingomonas changnyeongensis contains the following coding sequences:
- a CDS encoding NAD(P)/FAD-dependent oxidoreductase translates to MSALHHPADPVVIIGGGFAGLAAARMLGQAGVATILVDRQNHHLFQPLLYQVATAGLSPADIAAPIRTILRRWPTVSVVMDEVTGIDRARRAVRLASGAGLEFSTLIVATGARHGYFGQPGWAAHAPGIKTIDDAIRLRHQLLLALERAETMRAESRETRAEHLTFVVVGGGPTGVELAGAIAELARHAAERDFPHITRRCVRVLLVDGGARLLQAFPPSLSDAAARSLNALGVDVRLNAKVTGISAGMIMIGAEQIKAAVIAWAAGVAASPAATWLGAAADPGGRVLTGPDLALPDDPDIFVIGDTAAVPGPDGRPVPGLAPAATQMGRHVGQTIIARRSGRPAPAFRYRHAGSLATIGRSRAVADLGRARLSGHFAWLLWCAVHVWALAGFRNRLIVGTNWLWSYLTFDRAARIITQRPDLPA, encoded by the coding sequence ATGTCTGCACTGCATCACCCTGCCGACCCGGTCGTCATCATCGGCGGCGGCTTTGCCGGGCTGGCCGCCGCCCGGATGCTCGGCCAGGCGGGCGTCGCCACGATCCTTGTCGACCGTCAGAACCATCACCTGTTCCAGCCCCTGCTGTATCAGGTCGCGACGGCCGGTCTGTCACCGGCCGACATCGCCGCGCCGATCCGCACGATCCTGCGCCGCTGGCCGACGGTCAGCGTGGTGATGGACGAGGTGACCGGCATCGACCGGGCGCGCCGCGCCGTCCGGCTGGCGAGCGGTGCCGGGCTGGAGTTCAGCACGCTCATTGTCGCGACCGGCGCGCGCCATGGCTATTTCGGCCAGCCGGGCTGGGCCGCACATGCGCCGGGCATCAAGACCATCGACGATGCGATCCGGCTGCGTCATCAGCTGCTGCTCGCGCTTGAGCGGGCCGAGACGATGCGCGCCGAATCCCGCGAAACCCGCGCCGAGCATCTGACCTTTGTCGTTGTCGGCGGCGGGCCGACCGGGGTCGAGCTGGCCGGTGCGATCGCCGAACTCGCCCGTCATGCGGCGGAGCGCGATTTTCCCCACATCACCCGCCGCTGCGTCCGCGTGCTGCTGGTCGATGGCGGCGCGCGGTTGCTGCAGGCCTTTCCGCCATCGCTGTCCGATGCTGCGGCCCGCTCGCTCAACGCCCTGGGCGTCGACGTGCGCCTGAACGCCAAGGTCACGGGGATATCGGCGGGCATGATCATGATCGGCGCGGAACAGATCAAGGCGGCGGTTATCGCGTGGGCGGCCGGGGTCGCGGCCTCGCCCGCCGCAACATGGCTGGGGGCGGCGGCAGATCCCGGGGGACGTGTGCTCACCGGGCCTGACCTCGCCTTGCCCGATGATCCCGACATTTTCGTGATTGGTGACACCGCCGCCGTGCCCGGCCCCGATGGCCGGCCGGTTCCCGGCCTCGCCCCGGCCGCGACCCAGATGGGCCGGCATGTCGGTCAGACGATCATCGCCCGGCGCAGCGGTCGGCCGGCCCCGGCCTTCCGCTACCGCCACGCCGGGAGCCTCGCGACCATCGGCCGGTCGCGCGCGGTCGCTGATCTGGGGCGCGCACGGTTGAGCGGGCATTTCGCCTGGCTGCTGTGGTGCGCCGTGCATGTGTGGGCGCTGGCGGGCTTTCGCAACCGCCTCATCGTGGGCACCAACTGGCTGTGGAGCTATCTGACGTTCGACCGGGCGGCGCGGATCATCACCCAGCGGCCGGACCTGCCCGCATGA
- a CDS encoding YeeE/YedE thiosulfate transporter family protein, which translates to MIIALLCLIAAFVVGFAAHRGGTCGVVAMTQWLDRRDARLIIGFATAMAAATVICLPAAWLLGVGDHLPGSTPVGPALIGGGVLLGIGAFVNGACLIGSLWRLGNGEAHLVALPLGVAIGDALGAGLGWRVVPPPGPFAEPGSAGLMLVTAGGLMLAATAIWLMSRPGGTRLFGLMTAMGLAGGLLFVALPGWTWVDVERETLDGLIAGMARPPGQAGLAMIATLGGALTSGWLTGRLRLCWNGWEATGRSIIGGALMMMGARLLPGGNDALLLGAAPAGAASALIGFAVMNLAVLGCAAIVRIRRAGRPARS; encoded by the coding sequence ATGATCATCGCCCTGCTCTGCCTGATCGCTGCCTTTGTCGTCGGGTTCGCGGCCCATCGCGGCGGCACCTGCGGCGTCGTCGCCATGACCCAGTGGCTCGACCGGCGCGATGCGCGGCTGATCATCGGCTTTGCAACCGCAATGGCAGCGGCGACGGTCATCTGTCTGCCCGCCGCGTGGCTGCTGGGTGTGGGTGACCATCTGCCGGGCAGCACCCCCGTCGGTCCGGCGCTGATCGGCGGAGGCGTGCTGCTCGGCATCGGCGCGTTCGTGAACGGGGCGTGCCTGATCGGGTCGCTCTGGCGGCTGGGCAATGGCGAGGCTCATCTGGTGGCGCTGCCGCTGGGGGTGGCGATCGGCGATGCGCTGGGGGCCGGGCTTGGCTGGCGGGTGGTGCCGCCACCGGGACCGTTCGCCGAACCGGGCAGCGCCGGACTGATGCTGGTCACCGCAGGCGGGCTGATGCTCGCCGCAACCGCGATCTGGCTGATGTCCCGGCCCGGCGGCACGCGGCTGTTCGGGTTGATGACCGCGATGGGGCTGGCGGGCGGGCTGCTGTTCGTCGCCCTGCCCGGCTGGACCTGGGTCGATGTCGAGCGCGAGACGCTGGACGGGCTGATCGCGGGGATGGCCCGTCCGCCGGGTCAGGCGGGGCTGGCGATGATCGCGACGCTGGGCGGTGCGCTGACCTCGGGCTGGCTGACCGGCCGGCTTCGCCTGTGCTGGAATGGCTGGGAGGCCACCGGGCGCAGCATCATCGGCGGTGCGCTGATGATGATGGGCGCACGGCTGCTGCCGGGCGGCAATGATGCATTGCTGCTGGGCGCAGCACCCGCGGGCGCGGCCAGCGCGCTCATCGGATTTGCCGTGATGAACCTGGCAGTGCTTGGCTGTGCGGCAATCGTGCGGATCAGGCGCGCGGGACGACCAGCCCGATCCTGA